A window of the Gemmatimonadaceae bacterium genome harbors these coding sequences:
- a CDS encoding ATP-binding cassette domain-containing protein, with translation MRILNDASACFRSARFNVILGPNGAGKSTLLRIATGLLHPTSGSVLYDDRPIDSFDTMELARVRAVLSQHVELAFPMRAADVVMMGRYPHYDRVATVHDRDVVARAIELVGMTDKRDQSYPTLSGGEQQKIQLARVLAQIWSDDAPGDATRGGGRPGRFLFLDEPTTSLDVHYQIHLLDVARSLLDSGCTVIAILHDFNVALEYGDHFVLLDRGSVALETDDAASLPQEELERIFRVRARRIDDGGRGFWRFSL, from the coding sequence ATGCGCATTCTCAACGATGCGAGCGCCTGCTTTCGGAGCGCCAGGTTCAACGTGATTCTTGGCCCGAATGGCGCGGGAAAGTCGACGCTGCTGCGCATCGCGACCGGACTGTTGCATCCGACGAGCGGCAGCGTGCTGTATGACGATCGTCCGATCGACTCGTTCGACACGATGGAGTTGGCGCGCGTGCGCGCGGTGCTGTCACAGCATGTCGAGCTGGCATTTCCAATGCGCGCGGCGGACGTGGTGATGATGGGCCGCTATCCACATTACGATCGCGTGGCGACGGTCCATGACCGTGACGTCGTTGCACGCGCGATCGAGCTGGTGGGAATGACGGACAAGCGCGATCAATCGTATCCGACGCTCTCAGGCGGCGAGCAGCAGAAGATTCAACTCGCTCGCGTGCTCGCGCAGATCTGGAGCGACGACGCACCGGGCGACGCAACGCGGGGCGGCGGCCGGCCAGGACGATTCTTGTTTCTCGACGAGCCGACGACGAGCCTCGACGTTCATTATCAGATTCATCTGCTCGACGTCGCGCGCTCGTTGCTCGATTCCGGGTGCACGGTGATCGCGATCCTGCACGACTTCAATGTCGCGCTCGAGTACGGCGATCACTTCGTGTTGCTCGATCGCGGCAGTGTGGCGTTGGAGACCGATGATGCCGCGTCGCTCCCGCAGGAAGAGCTCGAGCGCATTTTCCGCGTGCGGGCCCGGCGCATCGACGACGGAGGCCGCGGCTTCTGGCGCTTCTCATTGTGA